From a region of the Pongo abelii isolate AG06213 chromosome 9, NHGRI_mPonAbe1-v2.0_pri, whole genome shotgun sequence genome:
- the CCDC90B gene encoding coiled-coil domain-containing protein 90B, mitochondrial isoform X4: MLVNCGSVCERDQFRGTTVEPALEEFFTTTTKEGYDRRPVDITPLEQRKLTFDTHALVQDLETHGFDKSQAETIVSALTTLSNVSLDTIYKEMVTQAQQEITVQQLMAHLDSIRKDMVILEKSEFANLRAENEKMKIELDQIKQQLMHETSRIRADNKLDINLERSRVTDMFTDQEKQLMETTTEFTKKDTQTKSIISETSNKIDAEIASLKTLMESNKLETIRYLAASVFTCLAIALGFYRFWK; the protein is encoded by the exons AGTTCTTCACTACCACAACCAAGGAGGGATATGATAGGCGGCCAGTGGATATAACTCCTCTAGAACAAAGGAAATTAACTTTTGATACCCATGCATTGGTTCAGGACTTGGAAACTCACG GATTTGACAAATCACAAGCAGAAACAATTGTGTCAGCGTTAACTACTTTATCAAATGTCAGCCTGGATACTATCTATAAAGAGATGGTCACTCAAGCTCAACAG gaAATAACAGTACAACAGCTAATGGCTCATTTGGATTCTATCAGGAAAGACATGGTCATCCTAGAGAAAAGTGAATTCGCAAATCTGAGAGCAGAAAATGAG aaaatgaaaattgaatTAGACCAAATTAAGCAACAACTAATG CATGAAACCAGTCGAATCAGAGCAGATAATAAACTGGATATCAACTTAGAAAGGAGCAGAGTAACAGATATG TTTACAGATCAAGAAAAGCAACTTATGGAAACAActacagaatttacaaaaaag GATACTCAAACCAAAAGTATTATTTCAGAGACCAGTAATAAAATTGACGCTGAAATTGCTTCCTTAAAAACACTGATGGAATCTAACAAACTTGAGACAATTCGTTATCTTGCAG CTTCGGTGTTTACTTGCCTGGCAATAGCATTGGGATTTTATAGATTCTGGAAGTAG
- the CCDC90B gene encoding coiled-coil domain-containing protein 90B, mitochondrial isoform X3, which produces MVTQAQQEITVQQLMAHLDSIRKDMVILEKSEFANLRAENEKMKIELDQIKQQLMHETSRIRADNKLDINLERSRVTDMFTDQEKQLMETTTEFTKKDTQTKSIISETSNKIDAEIASLKTLMESNKLETIRYLAASVFTCLAIALGFYRFWK; this is translated from the exons ATGGTCACTCAAGCTCAACAG gaAATAACAGTACAACAGCTAATGGCTCATTTGGATTCTATCAGGAAAGACATGGTCATCCTAGAGAAAAGTGAATTCGCAAATCTGAGAGCAGAAAATGAG aaaatgaaaattgaatTAGACCAAATTAAGCAACAACTAATG CATGAAACCAGTCGAATCAGAGCAGATAATAAACTGGATATCAACTTAGAAAGGAGCAGAGTAACAGATATG TTTACAGATCAAGAAAAGCAACTTATGGAAACAActacagaatttacaaaaaag GATACTCAAACCAAAAGTATTATTTCAGAGACCAGTAATAAAATTGACGCTGAAATTGCTTCCTTAAAAACACTGATGGAATCTAACAAACTTGAGACAATTCGTTATCTTGCAG CTTCGGTGTTTACTTGCCTGGCAATAGCATTGGGATTTTATAGATTCTGGAAGTAG
- the CCDC90B gene encoding coiled-coil domain-containing protein 90B, mitochondrial isoform X2 — translation MHWFRTWKLTEITVQQLMAHLDSIRKDMVILEKSEFANLRAENEKMKIELDQIKQQLMHETSRIRADNKLDINLERSRVTDMFTDQEKQLMETTTEFTKKDTQTKSIISETSNKIDAEIASLKTLMESNKLETIRYLAASVFTCLAIALGFYRFWK, via the exons ATGCATTGGTTCAGGACTTGGAAACTCACG gaAATAACAGTACAACAGCTAATGGCTCATTTGGATTCTATCAGGAAAGACATGGTCATCCTAGAGAAAAGTGAATTCGCAAATCTGAGAGCAGAAAATGAG aaaatgaaaattgaatTAGACCAAATTAAGCAACAACTAATG CATGAAACCAGTCGAATCAGAGCAGATAATAAACTGGATATCAACTTAGAAAGGAGCAGAGTAACAGATATG TTTACAGATCAAGAAAAGCAACTTATGGAAACAActacagaatttacaaaaaag GATACTCAAACCAAAAGTATTATTTCAGAGACCAGTAATAAAATTGACGCTGAAATTGCTTCCTTAAAAACACTGATGGAATCTAACAAACTTGAGACAATTCGTTATCTTGCAG CTTCGGTGTTTACTTGCCTGGCAATAGCATTGGGATTTTATAGATTCTGGAAGTAG